DNA from Eucalyptus grandis isolate ANBG69807.140 chromosome 5, ASM1654582v1, whole genome shotgun sequence:
TAACCTTCTCTTATTGGATTCCTTTGATATAGTTTgtcgaagaagaaaaggaccaGGATATATGttctgatgatgaagaagatagtGCTGGAATGGATGAAACAATCATGAGAGATGTTGACATTTTGCATCTGTTGGATCAGGTACTAGTATCAGAGCATTTGTTGTGATAGGCCTGAAAATCAACATTGCTGAAACTTTGTGAAACCTATAACATCGGGGCATGAGATTTCCTCTTTTTACTATGTTGTTTGCCgtgctttattttcaaaaactgaGCAGATCTTTTAAGACTATTGGAGTACTTGAGTGACTTTTCACCGGAAAAGATGAAATCATGTTTTATATATTCGTTTATGAGAATTTCCTAGTTTGTTTCTCAGATGGTTAACTGGAGGATGCAGCATTAATTTTCTGGCAGTCAGCTGAGATCCaccttaaaatttattttaaaatctaatgTGCTTACTCACTCAGTATTATATCCTAATCTTGCTATTTGTATGACCAGCCAGGGCACATTGTAGAAGGAAATGAGgaggaaatcaaagaaaatagacAGAACTGTGAAGGACAACTCAGCGAACCTTGTTGTGAGGCACACTTCAATAAGATAAGTATATATGGTGAAATATTTTAGGCATTGGGTCTGGCTTTCGCCCACTAGCTATGTAGTCTTGGATAGTGCAGCACTTTTGATTATCAACATAAGCATGGAGGTTGAGTaatatgaatcacattgaaGACATTCTGGCTTATATCTTGAAGTTCGATCTACCTTTGTTGTGTTCTATGATGCTCAGGCCCATTTTGATAGTTTTTGGGCTTGGGTTCCTTGTTTGAGAACCTCTGACTATACTCAAGTGTTTAGCCTTtgtacttgtgacaaatttcatAGACAACGATGATGAATAAGCTTTGAAAGATGCCAGCTATCTGCGAAATGAACTTATCTCTCTATGTTCTCCTTTAAAATCCCATTTAATGGCGCCTGATGGAATGGCTAATTCAAGTAAGTTTATGGCTTGAGGTCTTTGAATTAGCAGCTGAGAATTTGGTCTTGTTTGAACTTACAAAAATGAGCTATTCGGAAATTTGCTTCTCAAAATTTTTGCTGCTAAATACATGCGATTTTAGCTTGAGTAATTGTGTTGCTGTCAACTGTTTCTTTCGAGGGGATAATGGACCAGTAAAGTGTTTACTAATTGTTGTGTTTGGTGCTTTTTCACATATGTTTATCAGTGAGTCATCTGTAGTTTATCGAAAATGAAAAGTGAGTTAAGTTTTTCTACGAAGTTTTTTCATAGTCATCACTTATCGTTGTTTATTGCTCTTTCTTGTTAGCTTCAGTAATGAGAGTTTCTTTTCCACCTGGTGCAGGATGAAAGTGAAGAGAATGCGAATGATGCTGAGTTGGTAAAGCGCCTGAACAAGCAGAGATGGTGAGCAATTGCTGCTGTTCATAGAGGAGGGAAGGCCATTGCTTCTAGAAATTCTTACAAGGACAAAGGTGGAAGGTCATCTCACaattccaaaattcaaaagCAATTAAGCTCTTGGTAGCACACATGGAAGAATTTAGCAGCATGTAGGGGCTGGAGGAAGGTGTGAGTTTAAGACTTCGTATTATAGCATATTTCGCTAGGGAAGATAAAGGAGAATTTTGCTTATTGGAAGTATAGATAGGTGGCTATTTTGCTGCAGAATATGTGTAATAGTCAGTTACCGTCATGATGTTTATGTTTGATCTGTTGTCTCAAACCGCTTTCTTGATTAATCATGAAAGGTTTAAATTAATGGGCAATGATTGTTGAATTATGCACTACTTTTTGTTATTGAAACTATTTTTATAGTTAATGTTTGCAAAATAACTTGGTTTTGCAGCTCCACTATGACGGCAAAAATAGCTTGGGCGGGAATAATTTGAAGCATTGAATCACGATTTATTGATCTTGTAACTCCTTTTGTACTTGTTATAAATTATGCCGAAGAAGATATATGATTGCCCTCTTGAGTTTACTCCATGATCTGCAAGATTGCAACAATGCGCACcaagaaaatttcactttttactATTGACTCATTGCCTAGAAATCGGATTTTGAGTATTAAAAGTCCAAATGTGTGGAACAATTTGACAATCGgaataaaatttaggatataaTATTTATCTTATGTTTGGTGTTCGTTCAAGATTTAAGAGGGCTATAGCATGGGTATAATTATTCTATGGAGAGGTGAGATAAAGGTAAATAAGATTTATAATATCTataatataaaagattttttttttcaaaaaaaaaaaattcttattataaaattaaaataatattggaAGATAAATACTAGTTTaattctgataaaaaaattcaaaataacaaaaaagcaaaattccattttttattttatcctctttttgtttatatatttttatttatttctatcttataatattaatcaatatataaatatatatttattatgaatattacatattttaggactttagtattttagatatattactATAGTTtactatataataaaattttattagagaatgatggaagggggaaaagaattaaaaaatataggaatttaaaaaaaattagtaaataaaaatgaagtaagtTAGAGAGTGATGAGAGATTTTTATCGTATCTATTGTGCAACTTTTAGATTCATTTTGTATTGACATGTTGTTTATACcatacaatatatataatataatgtgGATATATTCGATTTTATCTCTGCGACGAACAATTGATAGAATATAGCAAAATTTCTATATCCTCTAATCTTCTCCTAACTAGAAATCTAAACGATCACATGTAACCTTTTAGAATGAGAAATGACCGTCTTGGAGAAAATAGAGCTTGATGGAAGGTTCATTTTTGTTGACTGTTGTTTGGTGTTTGGTTATGAAATATAATCAACATCGGGGTAGAGAAAGCAGGCCGAGTTTCCCATTTAAGAGGTCTAAAGATGATGAAACATGGAAATTGGAAGGGAATGTTTCAGATGGTTGCTACATCTCTTTTGGTCCCTGGAAGGAAGGATCATATTGGATCTCAGCTTCTTTCGTTGGCTCGCCAAGGGATTGTGAAGTCACTTTGGGGTCCACGGGGAGGGTGGTCGATCGTGTGCTAGTCGCCGACATTCTtgcattcttcttcatttttgcaTGCTGGGTCCAGACGCTGAGCCCCTCATGTATGTGTTCCTCAAATATAGCCTTCTTGAATGAGCTTCCCATGTTTAACAACCAAGCACGAACATGCAAGTATGCCATCAGTTTCAATATCATGTTGCAGTAAATAGTCATGAACCGTGAGAACGATGTGCCTAGATTGGTCACCTGGGTAACCATCGCATAGAGTGGCAAGGTGCTGTAGCTGCACATGAAGTGAACCAACACCCTGACAACATTGCCTGTAGCTAGCCATTCAGATACATGTGATACTGGTAAGGATAAATCCACATatgaggagaaggaagaaggctTTTACCCTATCACGAGTCTTGGGATTATGAAACCGACTTGTCCCATTATGCACGAGTCAAAACTATATTGAACCTGCCAGGTTTTTTCCCATGGAAGCTCCAGCAAGTAATCGTAagcacttattttcttttggcaatTCAGCTATTTTTATCCCTTgcacaaatgaagaagaagaaagtgagcTCAAAAGCTTTTTGGAAGAGGAGGATATGAATGAGCAGCAGGACAATGCGAGGTCTATGGAACCAGAAATGATCAACAGAAGGTTGAACCACCAAGTCCCCTTCCACGGCTGCATGCTTCTCCGCGACATCTTGCACTAACTGATTTATCACGTGCTCCAGCTTTGTTCCAACAGCAAGGAAGAGCTcgaaaaggaaatagaataactaaaaatctgaatCCCACTTATGACTCATTTCTCAagagatgtacaatgtggcttaAGCAGCCCAATGCCGGGACACGGTTCTACTCACCAAAAAGGGAATGAAAGATATCCAGAAGTATGCATGCCAGCCTGCATAATTGATTGCAACCCCTCATCAGTTATAGTTAAATCCCCCGTTTATAGGATTGGCCTTTAAGCGTTACTTTAGGACTAGAATCGCCACGCCAAAATTGTGTTCAGCCATGTTTTGCTGGGGTAAAAACTACAGTAATGAAAAGTAAACCTTGTTGTATTCATGACGCGTAAATTTGGAAACTGCAATATGCGATTAATGTGGTTTCTCACCATTGAGCAATAAGAAGATGACCACAAATATCCAAAGGTACCAACTGCAATTATAGAAGGAGATGTCAACAGTAGTGGTGCTCCAACGGTTAGCAAAACCAAACGTTTTTTAGGAAATAGAAAcagataaaagtaaataaagacTAACACCTTACCATAGGTTATTTGCAATGATAGTTGCTGGATATTCTGAGTTAGATGTGATTTAGTTGGGTCATGACATTATTTGAGGGCATATTAGTTGCTAAAATAGTTCATAGATATTCTATTcatttctcatctttttttagAGTTTGCTATCATTATTTTTAAAGGAAAACGTCAAATGTGGCATGTAGTTGTTGATTTGCTTAATGGTTGTTTCCTCTGGGATGTGGTCTTGAATAAATTTGGCTTAGTTTTAATGTCTGCTTTTCTCAATCACAAACCATATGAATTATTAAACGAACTTGCTTTTTTCTAGATGTGATTGTCAACTTTTTGCTATCTTAGCATGAATGTTatgaatttgcataatttgTTATTATATTTCTACACATCTCAATAAATTTGttgtttattttccttttagaaTGGATAGAACGAAATCACCAAGCAAAAAAGCATAGAATTATAACTTGAGACAGGAGCACGAGAGTCATAAGAAAGTTGGTACCCTTTTGACATCTTACTTTTTGCCGATTTTTATGCCATTGcctttcaaataaattttagaaagttGTCCGATTTGATCAATGTTCATAAATGTGTTCTGAATCTgctcaaaggaaaaaaaatgttttaagcataattttttcattaatatgTAGATACTTGGTCCCTTATCCAACTAGGTTTCTGTTGCCCGCCTGGCAAAGGTTGGCAGAAAAAATGAGTTGTGATCAACGAGCTGCAATAGAGAGGGTAGGGTTTGGAAGTTTGCTATACATGCCTAATTATAACATCAACAAGGCATTGATAAATGTAATGATAAAGAAATGGAGCTTTGCTATACATGcctaataccaattgaaaaaGACGAGGCTTCATTAGATTTAGAGGATGAATATGTCAATTCTCTCAATAAGAGGAAGATTGCAATGAAAACGCTTGAGGAGAGCTGAATGGCGAGATAGGCTAGGGAGCAAAGTTCATAAGGACGTTTTTGTTATATGCTTTCGGTGTGTTTCTATTTCCAAATTTGGGTCGAGCGGGGGTTATGTCGTACCTCAAAATTTTGGATGCTATAAAAGAATATACCTGGAGTTTGACTTTACTCGAGCATTTGACTATGTGAATAACCGAGAGAAATGAGCATCATAAGACATAAGTTAGAGGTTGTCTTATGTTCCTCaagatatttttttcatttaagcTTTCTAGTTCATCATATATAAAAGTTTTTGAACATTAAGATTTATCACATCATTATTACCTATACAACACCTGCAatcttttatttgttatttattcgATATTAATACATCTTATGAGGAtggtgtaattttttttttcattttgcacaattgatatctccatttttattgatttgtgtAGATATAGTCATTTGAGCATTTAGATATGGCTTGGCCTAAATTTCAATTAAACTCCTTGACTTTTCCTGGTACATGCTGACGGAAAGAGAATAAGACAACAACAATATCAAAGATCAATGATGAATTTCAGAAGCtaacaaaaaataagataaattaaatgaaatgttTATTATATTGATCATAtctattttgacttttatcGTCATCTAAAGTAGCGTTATGAGATTGCCTATGGTAATAATTTCCTATCTTAAATGGCATTTCTTAAATTCTTCACTGATTACATGCATTATATAATCTTGGAGCTTCAGCCTACTGCAACTGAGTTGGGAGTTAATATCATCAAATTGGTTTTGGCAGCACGAATTGAGTCCTAAGAGATAGCGCCACCTAATCAGGGATGACGGATCTTCCAATGGACAATATGAATTTAGTTCTATTTTCGTCCAATTTTTCGTCATCCCCAATTGCGTTATTGTCTCTTGGGTTCAATTCATGCtgtcaaaacatttttgatgaTATCAACTCCCAACTTAATTGTAATAGGCTAAAGCTCTAAGATTATCTAATACATGCGAGTAAAGAATTTAAGAAATGCCATTTAAGATAGGAAATTATCACCATATGCAATTCCATAATGTTAAAATAAATATGATCAATACAATAaacattcaatttaatttatattatttttggttATCCTCTTAAATTCATCCTtgatatttaatgttgttgtcTTACTCTCTTCCCATCGGCATATACGGGGAAAAGTCAAGGAGTTCAATCGAAATTTAGGCCGAGTCACATCTAAATGCTCAAATGACCAAATCTACACAATTCAACAGAAATGGAGATATTaattatgcaaaataaaaaaaaattgtacgcTACCCATAAGATATATTAGTATTGaataaagaacaaagaaaagaactgTTATACagatgataatgatatgataAGTATTAATATTCAAAAACTTTCATATAGGATAAACTAGAAaacttaaatagaaaaatacttgGAGAAATATAAGACAACCTCTAACTTACCTCTTATGATGCTTCTTTCACTCGGTTATCCACATAGTCAAATGCTTGAGCAAAGCCAAACTCCAGGTATATTCTTTTATAGCATCCAAAATTGTGATGTACGACATAACACCCACTCGACCCAAATTTGAGAATAGAAACACGCCGAAAACATATAGCAAAAACATCCTTATGAACTTTGTTCCCTCGCCTATCTCGCCATCCAGCTCCCCCTCAAGCATATACATTGCAATTTTCCTCTTACTGAGAGAATTGACATTCATTCTCTAGATCTAATGAAGCCTCGTCTTTTCCAATTGTTACTGGCTTTCCATTGACAATGAGGCCCATGATTAATGCCATGTCCATCATCAAAATCTCACCACCATCAACTAAAAAGGCCTTCTCAGAGCTCAATTTCTCTATTAGCATACTTATCAATACCCTATTGATGCTATAATTAGGCATGCACAACAAACTTCCAAATCATACCCTCTTTATTGTAGCTCGTTGATTACAACTCAGTTTTTCTACCGTCTGGCAAAGGCGGGCAACGAAAACCTAGTAGATGAGGGACCAAATATCTACATATTAACGAAAAAACTATgctcaaaacattttttttcctttgagcAGATTTAGAACACATTTATGAACATTGATCAAATCCGACaactttctaaaatttatttgaaaggCAATGACATAAAAATTAGCAAGAAGTAAGATGTCAAAAGGGTACTAACCTTCTTATGACTCTCATGCTCTTTTCTCAAGTTATAACTCTATGCTCTTTTACCTGGTGATCTCATCCTATCCattctaaaaaggaaaagaaataaccAATTTATTGAGATGTGTGGAAATATAATAACCAAAATGAAACAAACTATGCAGATTCACAACATTTATACTGAGATAGCAAAAAGTTGACAATCACATCTAGAACAAAGCAAGTTCATTCAATGATTTATATGCTTCGTAATTGTGAATGAGAAAAACGACATCAAAACTAAGCCAAATTTATTCAAGACCACATCCTAGAGGAAACAACCATCAAGCAAACCAATAACTACAGTTTGACGttttcctttaaaaataaaGACAGTGAACTCCccaaaaataatgagaaatgaATAGAATATCTATCAATTACTTTAGTAACTAATATACCCTCAAACAATGTCATGACCCAACTAAATCACATTTAGCCCAGAATACCAGCAAACTACTATTGCAAATGACCTATATCTCACCCATGAGCGCAATGCCCAAACATGTCAAAAAGATGACGGATCAATGGTTTGCCAATGTAATATTATAGGCAAGCGAAACAACATTTGAATGAAACCAAAATCCTTTTAACTCACCTGCAATAAAGAACATCCAGCATTCGGAAGACATTCGCAGCATTCAAGATATCAATGTGCGATGTTTTGATAAGAGATCGTCATAAATCCCACATAACCCTTACCCACaatgacacttttttttttcaatataaagtcAAGATGAAATCTAATTGAAACCAAACCTTTATTATTTGTACAGAAATGGCTGCAAACAGCAAACATGAACATATATCGAACAAACTCAAACCGTGGACAGGACTCATAGTAAAGAAATCAGCATACTCTAAACATACCTGAATGTATAGTACTTATCCAAGTTTTGGACAGCAAGCAACTACAACCTATATGCAACTTCATTCACATTTCAATCAACTACATACAATAAGTGTACtgaggcaaaaaataaaaaaaataaaaacaacttcAACTGGACTTATGCATTATAGCCAAACAATTACAGGCCACATTTCACGTTTTCCTTTAAAAATAATGACAACGAACTCCCCAAAAATGATGAGAAATGAATAGAATATCTATGAACTACTTTAGCAACCAATATGTTCTCAAACAATGTCATGACCCAACTAAATCACCAGAATATCCAGCAAACTATCATTGCAAATGACCTATATCTCACTCATGAGCGCGATGCCCAAACATGTCAAAAAGATGACGGATCAATGGTTTGCCAATGTAACATTATACGCAAATGAAACAACATTTGAATGAAACCAAAATCCTTTTAACTCACCTGCAATAAAGAACGTCCAGCATTCGGAAGACATTCACACTTCTATTGAGAAGGGTGGCAAGCCCAGAAGCCCAATCTCTCCCATAACCCTCCACACTTCTATTGGTATACATTAAAGGTGTGGTATGCAATAAAGGCACACTGCTtttccattcttcatcttcttccaagctCTAATAAACAATTAAAACATCTTTACTCATTCCTAAGATGCAGACACAACATAAATGATCTttgaagacaaagaaacatgCAAAAATTGGACAGCAGGAGCTCAACCTGATATACAGATTTCAAGAGAACAAAACCAAAACAGAGAACTCAAAGAAAGGAGATAAAGATGTTGCAGAGATACAGTATATTGCCTACCCAGGTAAATTACTTGTTTGTGCTTGTGGTGGGTGGATTGGGCCAAAAAGGGGAATGGGGGTATATGCATCGAAGAACCTTCAAGATACCAGAGATTGCAAGATATGGCCGCAAGTTACCTTCTCACATGTCAGCTTATCAATCACGGAATCCAAGGATTCAGGTTCATCACACGACAAAGCGTTCTTGCCACCAGCATTCACATAATTTCTCCATGTTGTGAGCCATACCAAGGGCAACAAGTAATACTCATGATTGGGATGAAGTGGAAAGCTTTTACCAGCAGCTAGCTTCTCATGATTTTCATGCTGCTTGTTCTCCACCGCTCTGCAAcccatgattaaaaaaattaacaaacaagCAAGCAATCAGCTCATATCTTCCAAACAGACAGATGCACACAAAGTGAAGAGACAGCCGCTAGCATGTATGCCCATGAACAGTATCTGTACACACAAATGCAATTAACTGCAATGATGGATGTATAGATGACCTTAGGGAATCTTCTAGGCATGCCACTTCTGAAATTTTCTCACTGCACTGGGAGCACTGCTCCGAGCCAATGGGGAAGCTAGGACAACCCAAAGGATCATCAGGATTCACAGTTACTGCATCTTCATAAAAGAATACCCAAAGATTCTCAGGAACCAGTAAACGCCTAGCACTGGCAGCCTGCTCAGGCATAAGTTGCCCATGAGGACATCTGATTGAAGCTGTAGGTCCTGCATCAGCTTCACTGGGTGCAtctgtgatttttcttttcacccaTTGTTGTAACCTGGTAAGCATGCCAGATTGATGTTACAATATATCAAGCAGAAGATCCTCTCCTATATTCTGGTGAATCTTCGGTTTGTTTCTAGGCTTAAATAACTTCAAAAAATCTGAGCCAACGTTATTACACAAGAAAAAAGGCTCACATAACTCGGACAGAAAAACTTGctacgcagagagagagagagagagaggtacaTACTAGGAGTGCCAGGCAATAATTGCTACTAGATAGAAAGGAAGCAATGAGTATCAAGATTTCAAACTAAATAAGTTCTCCACTCACAACACATCAAGGAAGCAACTGCAGATTTCTGCACGACTATTGTACTGGAACTTCGAAGAGAACTACGCCTCACCATCTCAATTTGGAAACAACTCTCTCTACAGCTGATAAGTGAACCTGGAATTGCCTTCTTGAAAAATCAAAGATTGCCAGTTCTTTTAAGTTTGGCACAGGGAAAAAAGGAAGCTCCAACACGTTTTGGGTTCCAAGAATACTACTCAtcttcacatttgatgaatatgatcttatgaatttcttcaaggattcgaaGATACTCAATAACTGGGCCTAGGTAGGATTTATCTGGTCCCAAGCCATAGGTAGTTGACAAGCAACACTCCTTTACTCTATTGTCAAAACATTTTCAACATTTAATTACCCAAGCACTTCTGGCTGGTGACTGGTAATGACAAGGGATCAATAGGGAAGATATAACAGAAAATTACACAACCATACCAGGCCTTTGATACATAGTACGTTCCATCAGtacaatttccagaaaatacAGAATCTGCAAGTTCCTTCACTGTTTTTCTCCGATCCCTATAGCTGTCAGCACAAACCAGTTTGTGTGCCGCCTCTTTTAGGCAGTCCACGCAGTAGTCATCCTTGGCCAGTGCTGGCCCCCCACCATactgaaaaaaagaacagtAGAAAGCAGTTAATATTAACAGCACATTGAAAAGAATTATGAGCAAGAGCTGGAGTTTAGAATGAAATGATAACTGAGCCTCACATGACAGATCACTGACAACAGAGGTGCTGAAGATTGTATCTTGTCTTGACTTAAAATAGTGGAAGCATATATAGGAATCAActaagaaaaatctatttcgtTGTACACTGCAAAACCTTATTTTATAAGTTTGAGTACAgctcagaaaaggaaaaaagaaacaaaagaaagcacaCCAAGATCCACAGTAATGCATGCATAAGTCAGTTTGCTGGATGAATTCTTCTGGTAGCTTTAGCACTTAAGCAATAAACACAGCAATGCTTCTGGTTATTGTCTCACTGTGAAGTTTTGACAGCTTATAAACACTTACTTAGACATTTCAATATTTGCTCCAATTGGAGAAGGGCCCTAAAGAAAATATAGAAGAATCAGCAGCTACTTAGTCTAATTAAAAATTCCCAACCACATTAACGGGTGGAATATATTAACATGGCAACTGGGTATAATGAGTAGGAACACTTATCATGTGCCCCTGACCAGAGAATATGGTTAATGAGTCCATTGAAGCTACTGATGTTTGTGGAGGGCTTTTCTCTAATGAATGATAGATCCTCAAATCTGAGACTTagaacttaattttttttgtgtgtattttttttttttttttggaaggggGAGGGTAGCATCTTAATATC
Protein-coding regions in this window:
- the LOC104441104 gene encoding ubiquitin carboxyl-terminal hydrolase 26-like isoform X1; the encoded protein is MLLVMLQMCCHILQKMVIQNILRSFHLLMHTCLCTICGKPMCISGRHPWFWMPIIQMPDSTSNDITSLPSYLRDEVDELNASYVEACHQYKLWKETTLHLIEERRQGVRLILSEAPVQSFEEPFYWISANWLRLWVDNIMPPVLDNTLIQCSHGKVHMAEVGSMKRLSASAWVKLFSKYGGGPALAKDDYCVDCLKEAAHKLVCADSYRDRRKTVKELADSVFSGNCTDGTYYVSKAWLQQWVKRKITDAPSEADAGPTASIRCPHGQLMPEQAASARRLLVPENLWVFFYEDAVTVNPDDPLGCPSFPIGSEQCSQCSEKISEVACLEDSLRAVENKQHENHEKLAAGKSFPLHPNHEYYLLPLVWLTTWRNYVNAGGKNALSCDEPESLDSVIDKLTCEKSLEEDEEWKSSVPLLHTTPLMYTNRSVEGYGRDWASGLATLLNRSVNVFRMLDVLYCSWYLWIFVVIFLLLNGEKPH
- the LOC104441104 gene encoding ubiquitin carboxyl-terminal hydrolase 26-like isoform X2, whose translation is MLLVMLQMCCHILQKMVIQNILRSFHLLMHTCLCTICGKPMCISGRHPWFWMPIIQMPDSTSNDITSLPSYLRDEVDELNASYVEACHQYKLWKETTLHLIEERRQGVRLILSEAPVQSFEEPFYWISANWLRLWVDNIMPPVLDNTLIQCSHGKVHMAEVGSMKRLSASAWVKLFSKYGGGPALAKDDYCVDCLKEAAHKLVCADSYRDRRKTVKELADSVFSGNCTDGTYYVSKAWLQQWVKRKITDAPSEADAGPTASIRCPHGQLMPEQAASARRLLVPENLWVFFYEDAVTVNPDDPLGCPSFPIGSEQCSQCSEKISEVACLEDSLRAVENKQHENHEKLAAGKSFPLHPNHEYYLLPLVWLTTWRNYVNAGGKNALSCDEPESLDSVIDKLTCEKSLEEDEEWKSSVPLLHTTPLMYTNRSVEGYGRDWASGLATLLNRSVNVFRMLDVLYCRLACILLDIFHSLFGE